One genomic region from Melioribacteraceae bacterium encodes:
- a CDS encoding serine hydrolase — protein MSSKIKYSIFFFILFILSPSLKAQEPRIDKIDSYISQAMKDWKMPGFAVAIVKNDSVIFAKGYGVKDIRSNEPVDQNTNFMIASCSKAFTTASIARLADQGKLKWDDPVIKHLPYFQMYDPWVTKEMTIRDLVTHRSGLATFSGDILWLGSTYSKEEVIKRAQFLKPTSSFRSRYGYQNIMYSVAGEVIEAVSDTNWHDYVKYNFFNPLGMNRSVTSIKELKEKGNNAWPHRIKDGNVIAYNDYYSIETVAPAGAINSSVHDMAQWIRLQLNKGKNGDKRIFSERQSFEMWANHMFLGNNNYGLGWFSAYSNGKRVLNHGGGMPGMISDVTIIPEEKLGMVILSNLETGMVSAIKNYIVDVMLGVEPKDYNKTSMEGWKRRTDAYERENKRREEIRVKDSKPSLALEKYCGIYEDKMYGRAEVTLNDGKLFMQFIPSPEFRGELKHYQFDQFYIDWQDEFLTRGWIKFDMNFNGEIKDFTIEVPNSPDFIFTELFFEKVK, from the coding sequence ATGTCATCAAAAATCAAGTACTCTATCTTCTTTTTCATTCTATTCATCCTATCCCCCAGCCTTAAAGCGCAGGAGCCAAGGATTGATAAAATCGATTCCTACATTTCACAGGCAATGAAGGATTGGAAAATGCCCGGATTCGCGGTTGCAATTGTAAAAAACGACTCTGTGATTTTTGCGAAAGGATACGGTGTAAAAGATATAAGATCGAACGAACCGGTTGATCAGAATACAAATTTTATGATTGCATCCTGTTCCAAAGCATTTACAACTGCTTCAATCGCGCGGCTCGCAGATCAGGGCAAATTAAAATGGGATGATCCTGTAATTAAACATCTTCCCTATTTTCAGATGTATGACCCGTGGGTTACAAAAGAAATGACAATCCGCGATCTTGTAACACACAGAAGCGGTTTGGCTACATTTAGCGGCGACATACTATGGCTCGGATCGACATACAGCAAAGAAGAGGTTATTAAAAGGGCTCAATTTCTTAAACCCACATCAAGTTTCAGATCGCGCTACGGTTATCAGAATATAATGTACAGCGTTGCCGGCGAAGTTATTGAGGCTGTTTCGGATACCAACTGGCATGATTATGTGAAATACAATTTTTTCAATCCTCTCGGAATGAACCGCAGCGTTACATCAATAAAGGAATTGAAAGAAAAAGGAAATAACGCCTGGCCCCACAGGATAAAAGACGGGAATGTTATTGCATACAACGATTATTATTCGATTGAGACAGTAGCGCCGGCCGGAGCGATTAATTCCAGCGTTCACGATATGGCTCAGTGGATAAGATTACAGTTGAATAAAGGCAAGAACGGCGATAAAAGGATTTTCAGCGAACGGCAGTCGTTTGAAATGTGGGCTAATCATATGTTCCTGGGAAATAACAATTACGGACTTGGCTGGTTCAGTGCTTACAGTAACGGCAAGAGAGTTTTGAATCACGGCGGAGGTATGCCCGGAATGATCTCTGACGTAACGATTATACCTGAAGAAAAACTCGGAATGGTAATTCTGAGCAATCTGGAAACAGGAATGGTAAGCGCAATTAAAAATTATATTGTCGATGTAATGCTCGGAGTTGAACCGAAAGATTATAACAAAACCTCTATGGAGGGGTGGAAGAGAAGGACTGACGCATATGAAAGAGAAAATAAACGAAGAGAAGAGATAAGAGTTAAAGATTCTAAGCCGTCACTCGCTCTCGAAAAATACTGCGGCATATACGAAGACAAAATGTACGGCAGGGCTGAAGTGACTCTGAATGACGGGAAATTGTTCATGCAGTTTATCCCTTCACCGGAGTTCCGCGGCGAATTAAAACATTATCAGTTCGATCAGTTTTATATCGACTGGCAGGATGAATTCCTTACCCGGGGATGGATTAAGTTCGATATGAATTTCAACGGTGAAATAAAGGATTTTACAATTGAAGTCCCTAATTCACCCGATTTTATTTTCACAGAATTATTTTTCGAAAAAGTTAAATAA
- a CDS encoding cytidylate kinase-like family protein, translating to MKVLGSYEKARIYIEKHYEASEEARRHRRRLNPGPVITISRETGTGAAKVCEKLVEYLNSHAVDDYNDWTYFDRDFIEKVMEDHNLPDHFRKHLLEEKPAKIDSWFGEMLGISPSKLLLLHKTSQTIIRLAEYGNVIIVGRGANVILSHMKRALHIRLVAPINFRIETAIEIYDVERKAAADFIKKEDEARKNYLWKYFHKNIEDPHLYHAIINTNLLHFEEIAEMIGHCVTKRFPNFFAESKSELPGIE from the coding sequence ATGAAAGTCCTCGGTTCCTACGAAAAAGCCCGAATCTATATCGAAAAACACTATGAAGCATCCGAAGAAGCCCGACGTCACAGGAGAAGATTAAATCCCGGCCCGGTAATTACAATTTCAAGAGAAACCGGAACCGGAGCCGCAAAAGTCTGCGAGAAACTTGTTGAATACTTAAACAGCCATGCGGTAGACGATTATAACGACTGGACATATTTCGACAGAGACTTCATCGAAAAAGTAATGGAGGATCATAACCTTCCTGATCATTTCCGTAAACATCTATTGGAAGAAAAGCCGGCGAAGATCGATTCATGGTTCGGGGAGATGCTCGGGATCTCTCCGTCAAAATTGTTACTGCTTCATAAAACATCGCAAACTATTATAAGGCTTGCAGAATACGGAAACGTTATAATTGTCGGACGCGGAGCCAATGTTATTCTTTCCCACATGAAGCGTGCATTACATATCCGTCTTGTCGCTCCAATCAATTTCAGGATTGAAACAGCAATTGAGATTTACGATGTGGAGCGTAAAGCCGCTGCCGATTTTATTAAGAAGGAGGATGAGGCAAGGAAGAACTATCTGTGGAAATATTTTCATAAAAACATCGAAGACCCGCATCTCTATCATGCAATTATCAATACTAATCTGCTTCACTTCGAAGAAATTGCAGAGATGATTGGTCATTGTGTAACAAAGCGGTTTCCGAATTTTTTTGCTGAATCAAAATCTGAATTGCCCGGAATAGAATAA